Part of the Paenibacillus sp. JNUCC32 genome is shown below.
CCGGTTTCTGGGAACTGGCGGAGCTGACTCAGCGGCCCGTCATTGCTTCGCATTCCAATGCCTACTCCATTTGCCCGCATCCCCGGAATTTGAGCGATGAACAGATACGGGCACTGATAGCGTTAAACGGCATGATCGGCATCACGTTTGTGCCCTGGTTTATCCGCAGCGGTGTCCAGCGAGTGACGCCGGAGGACGTCCTGCCGCACATCGAGAAGATTTGTGAGCTGGGCGGAGAGAAGCACATCATGTTCGGGTCGGATTTCGACGGAATCGATCAGTGGATCGAAGGGCTGGAGCATCCGGGCCGGTATCCGGATTTTCAGGAGCTGCTGCTCAAGTTTTATCCCGAATCGACGGTCAAGGGCTGGATGTCGGATAATCCGCTGCGTTTTCTTGAACAGCATTTGCCTGCATCGCCGGTTCAAGAATATGAACATGACGCATAACATCCTGGATTCGAGGGTAACTATGACAATCCTGTTGCAGATCGCGCAAGAAACCAAAGAAGGCGGCCTGAAACACGCGGGTTGCCTTTTTATTTTTGGGTAATAGAGAGTATAATAGGTGATGGCATGTACAGCATATAGAGAAAAACAAGGAGTGAGACAGATGAGTAAAACTGTACCCGTGGGTGTATCCGCCCGCCATATTCATTTAACCCAAGAGCATATTGAGGCATTGTTCGGCCCTGGATATCAACTTACAGAGTTCAAACCTTTGTCCCAGCCAGGACAATTCGCGGCCAACGAAACGGTAGCGGTCATTGGAACGAAGGGACAATTCGATAAAGTAAGAATATTGGGACCTGCGCGTCCTGCAACCCAACTGGAAATTTCACGTACGGATTCTTTTGCCATCGGCGTGAAAGCACCCGTGCGCGAATCCGGAAACATTGCCGGAACCCCGGGAATCACGATTAAAGGCCCGGCAGGTGAAGTAACGGTGGACGAAGGCGTCATCGTGGCCGCTCGTCATATTCACTTCCATACATCCGATGCGGAGCAGTGGGGCATCAAGGACAAGGACCTGCTCAAAGTGCGCCTAGGCGGCGAACGCGGCCTCGTGCTGGAGAACGTCATTGCCCGCGTATCCGACAATTTTGCGCTCGACATGCACATCGACACCGATGAGGCCAACGCAGCCGGCGCCAAAACCGGAGACACTGCTGAAATTATTGATTAATCCGCGGCTTTAGAAAGCCATAAGAACATACTGTATGTGTCACGCATGCGCAGCTTTTACAAGTTCGCAGTCAAGAAGAGCCTGGATCGATTCATCGATGCCAGGCTCTTTTTTGGAAATTCCAAGTTTACGGGCGGCGTGCTGCCGAACATGCGGAGAAGAAAATCAACGGCCAAGGAACGCTCTAATAGCACCAGGGTGGTAGCTTAGGCATAAAGATCATGATATAATTTAAAACAGTGCCTATTAAGCAATATTGTCATGTAAACCAGAGATTTTGCGGATCTAAGGAGTGACCTAGCATGTCCAAAGAAAGTAAGGACTACTCCAAGTATTTTGATTTTTCAGGAGCCAAAGTTCTCTCGGAAGACGAACACGGGAAGAGAATTCGCATCAACGGCCGGGAAATCAACATTCTTTCGGAGCCTAATCATAGACAGGAAAAACAACGCGGCAAACAGAGTGTCGAAGTCCTGTACGATACCGAGCTGCCTGAGGAGTTCCGAAGCATCGGGGCTGGCAAGCATTACATCGTGTATACGTACGGATGCCAGATGAATGAGCATGATTCCGAGACGATTAAGGGATTGCTGGAGCAGATGGGCTACCGGGCAACCGAGGATCGCAAGCAGGCGGACATCATTTTGCTCAACACATGTGCCATTCGTGAGAATGCGGAGGACAAGGTGTTTGGCGAACTCGGCCACCTGAAGCATCTGAAGACGGAAAAGCCGGATATGCTGCTTGGGGTTTGCGGCTGCATGTCGCAGGAAGAATCGGTGGTGAATCGAATTCTCCAAAAGCACGGCTTCGTGGATCTGATCTTCGGCACGCATAACGTACATCGTCTGCCTCACTTGATTCAGGAAGCGCTCTTCAGCAAGGAAATGGTGGTTGAAGTGTGGTCCAAGGAAGGCGACATTGTCGAGAATCTTCCGAAGAAAAGGGAAGGTCTCCGCGGCTGGGTCAACATTATGTACGGCTGTGATAAATTCTGTACATACTGCATCGTCCCTTACACCCGCGGCAAGGAACGCAGCCGGCGTCCGGAGGACGTCATTGCCGAGGTTCGCGAATTGGCCCGTCAAGGGTATAAGGAAATTACGCTGCTCGGTCAAAACGTGAATGCGTACGGCAAAGATTTTGAAGATATCCAGTATCGCTTCGGCGATCTGATGGATGATATTCACAAAATCGATATCCCGCGCGTTCGCTTCACGACATCCCATCCAAGGGACTTCGACGATCATCTGATCGAGGTGCTGGCGAAGGGCGGCAACCTGGTGGAGCATATTCATCTGCCGGTGCAGTCGGGAAGCTCGCAAGTGCTCAAGAAAATGAGCCGGAAATATACCCGCGAGACGTATTTGGAACTGGCCCATAAGATTAAGAAGGCGATTCCCAATGTAGCGTTCACCACCGACATCATTGTCGGTTTCCCCGGCGAAACCGATGAGCAGTTTGAGGAGACGCTGTCCCTGGTACGGGAAGTAGGTTATGACTCTGCGTATACCTTTATTTATTCTCCGCGCGAAGGAACGCCGGCAGCGGTGATGGAGGATAACGTGCCGATGGAGGTTAAGAGCGAGCGTCTGCAGCGCTTGAACGCCGCCATTAATGAATACAGCCGCAAGAGCAACGACAGGCTGCTTGGATCTACGGTGGAGGTCCTGGTAGAAGGAGTCAGCAAGAACAATGATTCCATGCTGTCCGGACGCACGCGCACGAACAAGCTGGTGCATTTTGAAGGCTCAACGGAACTCGTAGGCAGCTTCGTGAATGTACGGATCACGGATACGAAGACCTGGTATATCAAAGGGGATATGATCCCGGACGCGATTCCTGCCTCAGATGCGGTATAATGGAGGGGCAAGAAGCATGCCAATGCAGCATAGACCGTTACCGCAATGGATCCATGCCTGCATATACCCATATAGATGATGAAGAATTGGAGCGATGAACCTTGGCACATGATCATGTTCGTACCAACACCTACGGTATGTCCACTTACAATACGCGTGAATTGATTATACGCGACGATATTCTGGCGAAAGCCGGCGAGCTGGCGAATTTAATATCCACAAGCGAAGAAGTTCAGATGTTTAAGCAAGCGGAAGAGAAGATCCAGAATCACGAACGGGTCCAAAACCTGATCAAAACCATTAAGAAAAAGCAAAAAGAAATCGTAGCTTTTGAAACGTTCCAGAACAAGGACATGGTAGCAAAAATCGAACGCGAGATCGAAGAGCTGCAGGAGGAGATTGACAGCATTCCGCTCGTGATGGAGTTCCAGCAAAGTCAGAGCGACATTAATTATCTCCTTCAGCTGGTCGTGTCCGTGATTCACGATACCGTTTCGGAAAAAGTGAACGTGGAAACAGGCAAAGATACGCCGCCAAGCAGCTGCGGATAGAGGAAACGAGGTGCGGAATGGTTCCGCACCTTTTCTGTTCTTGTTAAGGCATGCACAGAATGAGGATGGATAGGGCATAGTAAACTTATATAGAGATTGGGCTAGGAAATCCTTGACATCATTTTTAAATATGTCATAATGAAATTATCAAATTAATAGTTATGGTGATGGAAATGACGGATCGCGAACAGGCGCCAAAGAGCAGTGCCAAGAAATACAGAACACCGGACGGTGTGCCCGCCGATATCGTGATGTTTACCCTGACGAAGCGGGAACGGAAGACCTTTACCAAGACACTGCCCATTCGGGAGCTTAAGGTGATGCTGATCCGGCGCAGGTCATGGCCTTGTGCCGGCATGTGGGCGCTTCCCGGCGGTTTTTGCCGTGAAAGCGAGTCGATTTACGATGCCGCCAAACGGGAGCTGAAGGAAGAGACCGGGGTGGACGGCGGACACTTGGAGTACTTGGGCGTGTATAGCGCGCCGGGACGTGATCCAAGAGGCTGGATTATCAGCCATGCCTTCTATGCGCTCGTAGAGGAGTGGATGCTGGAGCACCGCCAGGCTGCCGATGACGCGGAAGAGGTTGGCCTGTTTACGGTCGCGGAAGCTTTGGAGGAGCTGGAGCTTGCTTTTGACCACAGGGATATTATTATGGATGCTTACCGCAAGATTCAGCTGCAAATGCTGCAAACGACGATTGCCAGGCAGTTTTTGCCGGAGCATTTTACGCTGAGCGAGTTATACCAGGTCATCCAGACGGTTGTGCCCGAGTTCAACGAACCCAACTTTATCCGTAAAATCACATCGACCCGCAGCAGACAGGGGATACTGGAAGAAGCGCGGGATGAGAACGGCAAGCCGCTAAGCTCCAACCAATATTCCCAACGTCCGGCCCAATTGTACCGATTTACGGATCATGCGCCGCTGCTATCGATTTATACGTAGCAGGTCTATGATTCAACCGCTGTTATTTTATCGATCACATTAATCATATCGTAGAGGAGTGTGTCAGATGAAAGCCTTAATCGTGATAGATTTCACGAATGATTTCGTGGATGGTAACCTGCCGGTAGGGAAGCCCGCCATCGACATTCAGAAGACCATTGCAGAGTTGACCCGATTATACAGCGATCGCGGAGATTTTGTCGTCATGGCCGTGGACCTGCATGAGCAGGACGACGCTTTTCACCCCGAAACCAAGCTGTTTCCTCCGCATAACATCCGGGGAACCCGGGGGCGGGAATTATACGGCGAGTTACAACAGGTCTATGAGGATCGCAAGGATACGATCTATTGGATGGATAAAACAAGATACAGCGCATTCTGCGGTACGGATCTGAACCAGAAGCTGCGGGAACGCGGGATTACCGAAGTCGATCTTGTCGGGGTATGCACCGACATCTGCGTGCTGCATACTGCCGTGGATGCGTATAATTACGGATACAAAATAACGGTCTATGAGGATGGCGTTGCCAGCTTCAATCCGGAGGGGCATAAGTGGGCGTTAAGCCACTTTCAGGGCAGTCTCGGGGCAGCCGTTGTGCGAAGCGAAGAATTTCTTAATCGATAGACAGCTCGAACTACCCGGAAGCATGGATGAACCGGGTCATACTGGAGGATGATCGTGATGCTGACAGCAGGATTAGCACTACATACGGACAAATACCAGATCAACATGATGTATGCGCATTGGATTAACGGCTCTCATCGTACGCGTGCGGTGTTTGAGGGATATTTCCGCAAGCTGCCGTTCGGTAACGGGTACGCCGTTTTTGCCGGACTGGAAAGGATCGTGCATTATATCGAGTCCTTGCGTTTCTCGGATGAGGATATCGCGTATCTGGCCAAACAGGAAGAGAAGTATAAGCCTGAATTTCTGGAGGAGCTTCGCCGCTTCCGGTTTCAAGGGAATATTCATTCCATGAAGGAGGGGGCGCTGGTATTCCCGAACGAACCGCTCATTCGGGTGGAAGGCACCATTTTCGAGACGCAGCTGGTCGAAACCGCGCTCCTGAACTTCATGAATTTTCAGACCTTGATCGCGACCAAGGCCTCCCGCATCCGTCAGGTGGCCGGCGGCGATACCTTGCTGGAGTTTGGCACAAGACGCGCGCAGGAAGCGGATGCGGCCGTGTGGGGAGCCCGTGCAGCGTATCTGGCCGGCTTCCATGCTACCTCGAATATGCTGGCCGGCGAGAAATTCGGCATTCCGACCAAAGGCACGCATGCGCATTCCTGGGTGCAGACCTTCCGGAGCGAGCAGGAGGCATTTGATATTTTTGCCGAGGTCATGCCGGATCAAGTGACGCTGCTGGTGGATACCTTCGATACGTTAAAGAGCGGGATTCCCCATGCCATCGCGACAGCGAAGAAGCTGGAGGCCCAAGGAAAGCGGATGAATGCCATTCGTCTGGACAGCGGGGATTTGGCTTACCTGTCGATTCAGGCAAGGAAGATGCTGGATGAGGCCGGTCTTCATTACGTCGGCATCGTGGCTTCCAACGATCTGGATGAAGGAACGATTCTGGATCTCAAGGCACAGGGGGCTAAAGTGGATACTTGGGGCGTCGGTACCCAGCTGATCACGGCAGCCGACCAGCCTGCGCTCGGAGGCGTTTATAAGCTGGTGGAGCGGGAGGTTGACGGGAAAATGGTACCGACCATCAAAATCTCGGGCAACCCTGAAAAAGTGTCCACCCCCGGCAAAAAGGACGTGTACCGCATCATATCCAAGGGCAGCGGCAAAGCGATCGCCGATTACATCTGCTTCCCGGAAGAGGAAATGCCGCCGGAAAGCGGCAAGCTGAAGCTATTTAATCCGCTGCATCCTTACATGCGCAAAAACGTGAAGAACTTTGAAGCGGTGTCCATGCTGGAACCGATATTCCAGAATGGCGAATTGGTGTATGTACTGCCGGAGCTGGAGGAAATCCGCAGCTATCATGACGCACAGCTGGGACAGTTCTGGCCCGAGTATTTGCGTAAGCTGAATCCGGAGATATACCGCGTGAACCTGAGCGAAGAGGTCTGGGAAGTGAAACAGCGGATGATGGCCGAGTTCATGGAACAGCATGAAGATTAGAATATAAAATGCACCAATGAAAAAGACGCTTCCCCAATCTTGCCGCTTGGCAGGAGAAGGGAGCGTCTTTTGGTATTTGGCCTATAGGTCAAGTCGATCCACTATGCTTCCGTTGACGTCACGCGCGGTGAGATGAACCTTGTCCTTGTTCTCTAGCATGTCGGGCTGGCGTTCGTAATACCATATGTACAAATCTTCACTGACATCCGGCCTCAGTTGTTGGTAGGGTATGGTATGTGCCGGCTGACCATTTACATGAATCCGAATGGGCTCTGTGCTTCTATACAGGCCAAAGACGAGTGATGAATCCATGCTTGTCTCCGAGAATACGGACGGAGAAGAGGGATTCTTGGGAGAAGGGTATAATATAGATACGGCGGACATCTTCCATCCGAACCATCCTTTGGTATAGACGGATAATTGTAGTCCCGCTCTAGATGTCACCACGAAAGAATAAGCCTTCTCAGAGGTTAATTCGGATTGTATGATTTCAGCATGATTAATGCTGTAAGGTGCTTCAAAAAAAGCATGTTTCTCCTCGAATACCGCCGCTTCGATCGAGCGGTGTGTGCTTGTGTATTCGTAGATCCCTGTCATTAATATGAAGAGGAGGCCGATTAGTACGTACACTTTGAGACCAGGCCAGGTAATTAAAGGGAAAACCCAGAAGACGAGTCTAAACAGCGTTAGAACGAGACCCAAGCTTAGAAAGAAAACGAGAAACGAGCCGGCAATGCCCCCTGATTGTGTATGTATACCAAGGAATCCAAAAATCTGGTTGATCGGTTTATGGACGACCGGTAACAGAAATAGTGTCACCAGAGTGAGCCAGAATGAGAAGCGGAAGGATCTACGTCTAGATCCATAATCAAAATGAGTCATAACGTGGATTTCAACTCCAGCTGATAATTTTTTTATAAAAGTATTCTTTTTTCCATAATAACACAATTCTGATTATAAAAGACGATACTGGATCATTTCTCGGGAAAGCGCATAAGTCGCCATATTCCGAGAGCATGTATAAAGCTTCGACTTGTTCATGGTGCCAATCCAGATTGCTTTACAGCACCTAAACTAACCCAAGGAGTGATATGTGTGGACAACGAAACCGAATTTCAAGCCTATGTGCTTCGTCGAGATGAGCATGGGGTTCGCGGCAGCGTGGAGAACATGAGTTTGGATCGGCTGCCCGAAGGCGACGTTATCGTGCGGGTGTTATACAGCGGGGTTAACTATAAAGACGGGCTGGCCAGCATACCGGAAGGAAAAATTGTCCGCCGGTACCCGTTCATTCCGGGCATTGACCTGGCAGGGACGGTCGTGCATTCCGCTCATGCGGATTACAA
Proteins encoded:
- a CDS encoding nicotinate phosphoribosyltransferase; translated protein: MLTAGLALHTDKYQINMMYAHWINGSHRTRAVFEGYFRKLPFGNGYAVFAGLERIVHYIESLRFSDEDIAYLAKQEEKYKPEFLEELRRFRFQGNIHSMKEGALVFPNEPLIRVEGTIFETQLVETALLNFMNFQTLIATKASRIRQVAGGDTLLEFGTRRAQEADAAVWGARAAYLAGFHATSNMLAGEKFGIPTKGTHAHSWVQTFRSEQEAFDIFAEVMPDQVTLLVDTFDTLKSGIPHAIATAKKLEAQGKRMNAIRLDSGDLAYLSIQARKMLDEAGLHYVGIVASNDLDEGTILDLKAQGAKVDTWGVGTQLITAADQPALGGVYKLVEREVDGKMVPTIKISGNPEKVSTPGKKDVYRIISKGSGKAIADYICFPEEEMPPESGKLKLFNPLHPYMRKNVKNFEAVSMLEPIFQNGELVYVLPELEEIRSYHDAQLGQFWPEYLRKLNPEIYRVNLSEEVWEVKQRMMAEFMEQHED
- a CDS encoding NUDIX hydrolase gives rise to the protein MVMEMTDREQAPKSSAKKYRTPDGVPADIVMFTLTKRERKTFTKTLPIRELKVMLIRRRSWPCAGMWALPGGFCRESESIYDAAKRELKEETGVDGGHLEYLGVYSAPGRDPRGWIISHAFYALVEEWMLEHRQAADDAEEVGLFTVAEALEELELAFDHRDIIMDAYRKIQLQMLQTTIARQFLPEHFTLSELYQVIQTVVPEFNEPNFIRKITSTRSRQGILEEARDENGKPLSSNQYSQRPAQLYRFTDHAPLLSIYT
- a CDS encoding cysteine hydrolase family protein produces the protein MKALIVIDFTNDFVDGNLPVGKPAIDIQKTIAELTRLYSDRGDFVVMAVDLHEQDDAFHPETKLFPPHNIRGTRGRELYGELQQVYEDRKDTIYWMDKTRYSAFCGTDLNQKLRERGITEVDLVGVCTDICVLHTAVDAYNYGYKITVYEDGVASFNPEGHKWALSHFQGSLGAAVVRSEEFLNR
- a CDS encoding RicAFT regulatory complex protein RicA family protein, which produces MAHDHVRTNTYGMSTYNTRELIIRDDILAKAGELANLISTSEEVQMFKQAEEKIQNHERVQNLIKTIKKKQKEIVAFETFQNKDMVAKIEREIEELQEEIDSIPLVMEFQQSQSDINYLLQLVVSVIHDTVSEKVNVETGKDTPPSSCG
- the pduL gene encoding phosphate propanoyltransferase, which encodes MSKTVPVGVSARHIHLTQEHIEALFGPGYQLTEFKPLSQPGQFAANETVAVIGTKGQFDKVRILGPARPATQLEISRTDSFAIGVKAPVRESGNIAGTPGITIKGPAGEVTVDEGVIVAARHIHFHTSDAEQWGIKDKDLLKVRLGGERGLVLENVIARVSDNFALDMHIDTDEANAAGAKTGDTAEIID
- the miaB gene encoding tRNA (N6-isopentenyl adenosine(37)-C2)-methylthiotransferase MiaB — protein: MSKESKDYSKYFDFSGAKVLSEDEHGKRIRINGREINILSEPNHRQEKQRGKQSVEVLYDTELPEEFRSIGAGKHYIVYTYGCQMNEHDSETIKGLLEQMGYRATEDRKQADIILLNTCAIRENAEDKVFGELGHLKHLKTEKPDMLLGVCGCMSQEESVVNRILQKHGFVDLIFGTHNVHRLPHLIQEALFSKEMVVEVWSKEGDIVENLPKKREGLRGWVNIMYGCDKFCTYCIVPYTRGKERSRRPEDVIAEVRELARQGYKEITLLGQNVNAYGKDFEDIQYRFGDLMDDIHKIDIPRVRFTTSHPRDFDDHLIEVLAKGGNLVEHIHLPVQSGSSQVLKKMSRKYTRETYLELAHKIKKAIPNVAFTTDIIVGFPGETDEQFEETLSLVREVGYDSAYTFIYSPREGTPAAVMEDNVPMEVKSERLQRLNAAINEYSRKSNDRLLGSTVEVLVEGVSKNNDSMLSGRTRTNKLVHFEGSTELVGSFVNVRITDTKTWYIKGDMIPDAIPASDAV